A DNA window from Pseudoalteromonas marina contains the following coding sequences:
- a CDS encoding TonB-dependent receptor plug domain-containing protein, whose amino-acid sequence MKISHQSLWPLLFLSPLVIADPFEDAELDLSALMEMDVQVTSAMKRAQSAFDTASSIYVLSKEQINRSGANSVPEALKMVPGLIVRQLDNNQWAISSRGVASRFSSKLLVMVDGQSLYTPKFAAVYWETLNVPLYDIERIEVIRGQGGLLWGTNANNGVINIITKNSIDTRGAYANATTGNQINIDANARYGGDLSNKGSYRIYGHVKDANESKKGISLTPSDTAKQHSLGLRADFTPSDEWSALIQGDVTHSNLGQNYRGVIDETNRNVSFSGDLSRTDSRVMARLENRISPDANQMLQVSWLKQSGNQTYIKENFESIDIDYQMNFLYDSLQLDWGLNYRYNKISFEESVFLDSNKDLDNLQQYGGLIQAQYNVIPNYLDLVVGTRLDHNDLTGWENQPSARVIYKPQERHLIWGAISRSVRTPTLIEFNDDYKVNGTVVEEALGGSTGIKAIDEYAIATYLNGNDKVESENYVSYELGYRFEGNNTSLDLSAFHTDADNIAAIRFNTDPNQFLPAIRSFQLGQFEQAAFALTQTRVDLDIVSQGETTTNGFDIVATWQPLNNLSTELGYSYTKIDYDLPEGATPTIGFDSTNRQVFGKVNYTLFNKHNIFATLRVENSDAYNTDRYTTMDITWNYQINQIWSTALSGKNLFAGSHIEYNNTRETYTLPNYIDECITFSIKASF is encoded by the coding sequence GTGAAAATTTCGCATCAATCACTATGGCCATTATTGTTTTTATCACCGCTTGTAATTGCAGACCCTTTTGAAGATGCTGAGCTCGACCTTAGCGCATTAATGGAAATGGATGTTCAAGTAACGTCTGCAATGAAGAGAGCTCAATCTGCATTTGATACCGCCTCGTCTATTTATGTTTTAAGTAAAGAGCAAATTAATAGATCTGGCGCAAACTCAGTACCAGAAGCATTAAAAATGGTACCTGGACTTATCGTTAGGCAACTTGATAATAATCAATGGGCAATCTCTTCGCGCGGTGTTGCGTCTCGATTTTCAAGTAAGCTTTTAGTTATGGTTGATGGGCAAAGCTTATATACACCTAAATTTGCAGCTGTCTATTGGGAAACACTGAATGTCCCACTTTATGATATAGAACGAATAGAAGTTATTCGCGGTCAAGGCGGCCTACTGTGGGGCACAAATGCAAATAATGGTGTGATCAATATTATTACTAAAAACAGTATTGATACTCGTGGTGCCTACGCGAATGCGACTACCGGTAATCAAATAAATATTGATGCTAACGCGCGATATGGCGGCGACTTAAGTAATAAAGGCAGTTACCGTATTTATGGTCATGTAAAAGATGCTAATGAGTCAAAAAAAGGGATTTCACTCACGCCTAGCGACACAGCCAAACAACATTCTTTGGGTTTGCGTGCTGACTTTACACCAAGTGACGAATGGTCTGCTTTAATACAAGGAGATGTTACACACTCTAACTTAGGCCAAAACTACCGTGGAGTTATTGACGAGACCAATAGAAACGTTTCATTTTCTGGGGACTTATCACGTACTGATTCTCGTGTTATGGCGCGTCTAGAAAATAGAATATCTCCCGACGCAAACCAAATGTTGCAAGTGTCATGGCTAAAGCAAAGTGGCAACCAAACATATATAAAAGAAAACTTTGAATCTATAGATATAGACTACCAAATGAACTTTTTATATGACTCTTTGCAGCTCGATTGGGGCTTGAATTACAGATATAACAAAATATCTTTCGAGGAAAGTGTATTTTTAGACAGTAATAAAGACCTAGACAATCTTCAACAATATGGTGGATTAATCCAAGCCCAATATAATGTTATACCCAATTATCTTGATTTAGTTGTCGGCACTAGGCTCGACCACAATGATTTAACTGGCTGGGAAAACCAACCATCGGCTAGGGTTATCTATAAGCCACAAGAGCGCCATCTAATATGGGGCGCTATATCTAGAAGTGTACGTACACCTACCCTGATAGAGTTTAATGATGACTATAAAGTGAATGGGACAGTTGTAGAAGAGGCGCTTGGTGGAAGTACTGGCATTAAAGCTATTGATGAATATGCGATTGCCACTTACCTCAATGGCAACGACAAAGTTGAATCAGAAAACTACGTCTCATACGAGTTAGGCTACCGCTTTGAAGGAAATAACACCTCTCTCGATTTGTCCGCATTCCATACAGATGCCGATAATATAGCAGCGATTAGATTTAACACCGATCCCAATCAGTTTCTGCCTGCTATACGTTCTTTTCAGCTCGGTCAATTTGAACAAGCCGCATTTGCGCTTACTCAAACTCGTGTCGATCTTGATATTGTTTCGCAGGGTGAAACAACAACTAACGGGTTTGATATAGTTGCAACCTGGCAACCGCTGAATAACCTAAGTACAGAACTAGGGTATAGCTATACAAAAATTGACTATGATTTACCCGAGGGAGCAACACCAACTATTGGTTTTGATTCAACTAATAGACAAGTATTTGGCAAAGTAAACTATACGCTTTTTAATAAACATAATATTTTTGCAACGCTTAGAGTTGAAAACTCAGACGCTTATAATA
- a CDS encoding Kelch repeat-containing protein, which yields MSFIFSALLASIPALPEPVANNAVAKVTAQNNTYFLSFMGLASNKQFSDVHNKVWALKLGESQWQAKLAVPSSLPIKGRLASTAVGIGKYAYVFGGYTVAADHTEISSPDVYKYNITTNSYTQLKSMPVPVDDSVALSYKERYIYLISGWHNDGNVNLVQVYDTKNNTWQQASPFLGEPVFGQAAAISGNTIVICDGVKTQANPSSRRSFSGVAQCLKGTINANNPQKIDWRTLPHPTGEAHYRMAATSYNGHIYMLAGSSNPYNYDGIGYNKQPAPASRHVWRFNIKNNTWQVMQPLKTATMDHRGLLEHNGILYRIGGMNNQQQVINDVLGYEVK from the coding sequence ATGAGTTTTATTTTTTCTGCACTGCTAGCTAGCATTCCTGCTTTACCTGAGCCTGTTGCAAACAACGCAGTAGCTAAAGTTACAGCGCAAAATAACACCTATTTCTTAAGCTTTATGGGCTTAGCTTCAAATAAACAATTTAGTGATGTACATAATAAAGTGTGGGCATTAAAGCTGGGAGAAAGCCAATGGCAGGCTAAATTGGCAGTACCTTCTAGCTTGCCAATTAAGGGGCGTTTAGCAAGTACAGCGGTTGGTATAGGCAAATACGCTTATGTATTTGGTGGCTACACTGTTGCTGCAGATCACACGGAAATATCGAGCCCCGACGTGTATAAATACAATATAACCACAAATAGCTATACGCAACTCAAGTCTATGCCAGTCCCAGTAGATGACAGCGTGGCGCTAAGCTACAAAGAGCGTTACATATACCTTATTAGCGGTTGGCATAACGATGGCAACGTAAATTTAGTGCAAGTATACGATACTAAAAACAATACATGGCAGCAGGCGTCGCCTTTTTTAGGTGAGCCTGTATTTGGCCAAGCGGCTGCAATTAGTGGTAATACTATTGTTATTTGCGATGGCGTAAAAACCCAAGCAAACCCAAGTTCACGCCGCTCGTTTTCAGGGGTTGCACAATGTTTAAAAGGCACAATAAATGCCAACAACCCACAAAAAATAGATTGGCGAACGCTGCCACACCCAACAGGCGAAGCACATTATCGTATGGCTGCTACAAGCTATAATGGCCATATTTACATGCTAGCTGGCTCAAGCAACCCCTATAATTACGATGGCATTGGTTATAACAAACAGCCAGCTCCAGCAAGTCGTCATGTATGGCGCTTTAATATTAAAAATAATACATGGCAAGTAATGCAGCCACTTAAAACTGCAACGATGGATCACCGAGGCTTACTAGAGCATAACGGTATTTTATATCGTATTGGTGGAATGAATAACCAACAGCAAGTTATTAATGATGTGCTAGGTTACGAGGTCAAATAA
- a CDS encoding SIR2 family NAD-dependent protein deacylase: MNTLYITGAGVSAASGIPTFRGEEGFWTIGSKNYTPMEMATRAMYQNNPREFLAWYYNRFATYRNHGPNDVHHWLSDKNLITQNIDGLDGKAGNKNYIAIHGRLDQMTLFHEQGEAVEPLMTPWDSVDESRRHESLFELFNIQNQTPELNHSFKPFVLLFDEFYTELYRITQAQQRMLNADKIVFMGTSFSVNITQMALEIARTYNIPIEVVDPNLAHILHPNVSYKKMTALEYIQKF; encoded by the coding sequence ATGAATACGCTTTATATTACCGGCGCAGGGGTAAGCGCGGCTAGTGGTATACCTACGTTTAGAGGGGAAGAAGGCTTTTGGACTATAGGCAGTAAAAACTATACGCCTATGGAAATGGCAACGCGCGCAATGTATCAAAATAATCCGCGTGAGTTTTTGGCTTGGTATTACAACCGTTTTGCAACGTATCGTAACCATGGCCCTAATGACGTGCATCATTGGTTGAGTGATAAAAACTTAATAACCCAAAATATAGATGGGCTTGATGGCAAAGCCGGTAACAAAAATTACATTGCTATACACGGCAGGCTCGATCAGATGACGCTATTTCATGAGCAAGGCGAAGCTGTTGAGCCGCTGATGACCCCGTGGGATAGTGTAGATGAAAGCCGCCGGCATGAATCTCTTTTTGAGCTGTTTAACATTCAAAACCAAACACCTGAGCTTAACCATTCGTTTAAGCCTTTTGTGTTGTTGTTTGATGAATTTTACACCGAGCTTTACAGAATAACCCAAGCACAGCAGCGAATGCTCAACGCTGATAAAATTGTATTTATGGGCACCTCGTTTAGTGTAAATATCACCCAAATGGCATTAGAAATAGCCCGTACTTATAACATACCTATCGAGGTGGTCGATCCTAATCTTGCTCACATACTACACCCAAATGTAAGTTATAAAAAAATGACCGCGCTTGAGTACATTCAAAAGT